GGCTTCGCCGAGCTGCACCCCGGCATCAAGCTCCGGATCAACGCGGTCCAGGCCGTCGACTGGTCGGACTTCTTCGCGAAGATCCTCACCCAGGTCGCCGCCGGCACCGCCCCCGACCTCGTCTACGTCGCCACCGAGGGCGTGCAGCTGTTCGCGCAGCGCCTCGGCGTGGCCCTGGACAAGTGGGTGAAGCGGGACGCGGCCGAGCTGAAGGAGTACTTCACCGACGTCCACCCCTCGCTGGTGGAGTCGATGATGTACGAGGGCAGCCTCTACCAGCTGCCGGTGGAGTTCAACGCGGCCGACATGTACTTCAACCGGCAGGTGCTGAAGCGGGCGGGCGCCGCGTTCCCGCCGGCCGACTGGACCCGCGACGACTTCACGGCGCTGCTGCGGGACATGAAGAGGTCGAGCGGCTCCCGCTTCACGCCGTACTTCTGGACCAACCGGCTGTGGGGCGGCGTGGTGCCCTGGCTGTTCGCCAACGACACCAACCTGCTCGCCGAGTCGAAGGCGCCCGGCGGGCAGTGGCTGTGGGACGGCTTCTACCCGGCCGGGCAGCGCGTGGGCCGCGGCGGCGGTTTCCGCTGGACGACGCCGCAGGCCACGCACGACCGGGTGGAGGAGGTCTACGACTACCTGGCCTCGCTCATCCAGGAGGGCCTGTGCACCCGCCCCGAGGGCGGCAACGGACAGAACCTCATCGGCGTGTTCTCCACCGGCCGGGTCGGCGTCACCCCGGCGGGCGGCTTCTGGGCGGGCGGACTGCACCTTGCGGGCATGGATCGCGACGGGTTCGACGTGCAGTACTTCCCGCGCTGGCGCACCCAGCGCATGCAGTACGGCGCGGCGGGCTACGCGCTGCTGCGCACCTCGACGATGCAGGACGAGGCGTGGGAGTTCATCAAGTACGCCGCCCGCAGGGACACCCTGGACCGGCTGTTCGCCACGAACCAGACGACCCCGGCCCGCCGCTCGCTGCTGACCGCCGAGCGCTACGAGAAGACCGGCCCGGCGCACTGGCCGGTCTTCTACGACACCCTCGACCGGTTCCCCGACACGGGACCGATCCCGGCGCCGCCGCAGGTCGCCGAGGTCGAGCAGGTGCTGCTGAAGCACACGGGCACGGCGTTGGCCTCGCCGCGCTCGGTGCGTCCCGCGCTGCGCCGGATGCAGGGCGATCTGGAGAAGGCCATGGAGCGTGAGGTATGACGAACACCCAGATACCGCCCGCACGGGCCGCCCGGCCCGGGACGCCGCCGTCCCCGGCGGCACAGCGGCCCCCGGCGCGCGACCGCGGCACCCGGCTGCTCGCCACGCTGTTCCTGGCCCCGACGATCGTCGGCATCGTCGTCTTCACGGTCGTGCCGATCATCGGCTCGGTCGTGCTGAGCCTCTTCCACTGGAACGTGATCGACTCGCCGTCCTACGCCGGGCTCTCCAACTACGGCGAGGTGTTCGGCGACGAGACCGTGCTGGTGTCCTTCCGCAACACGCTGGTGTTCATGGTGCTCGCGGTGGCGCTGCAACTGCTCGTCGCGCTGGTGCTGGCCCTGGCCGTGAACGGGCGCATGCCCGTGTGGCTGCGGTCGGTGTTCCGTTCGGCGTTCTTCTTCCCGCTGGTGCTGTCCGCCGCGTCCATCTCGGTGGTGATGAAGTACCTGTTCAACCAGGACTTCGGGGTGGTCAACTGGCTGCTCGGCTTCGTCGGGATCGCGCCGGTGCCCTGGCTGACGTCGGAGAACGCGGCCATGGCGACGGTGGTCCTGGTCTACGTCTGGCAGCAGTTCGGCTTCTCGTTCCTGCTGTTCGTCGGCGGGCTGAACAACATCCCCAAGGAGATCCACGAGGCCGCCGCCCTGGACGGCGCGACGGGCCTGCGCAAGCACCTGTCCGTCACCCTGCCGCTGCTGTCGCCGACCCTGCTGGTCGCGTCCGTCGTCGGCATCATCAACGCGCTCCAGGTCTTCGAGCAGCCCTACGTCCTCACCAACGGCGGGCCGGGCGACGCCACCCGCACGGTCGTGATGGTCATCTACGAGAACGCCTTCGAGCAGCTCCGCTTCGGCGAGGCGTCCGCGGTGGGTGTGCTGCTGTTCGTGCTGATCATGGCGGTCACCGCCCTCCAGTTCCGGCTCAGCCGGCGTTTCGTCCACTACCAGTGAGCCGGGTGAGTCCTCCCATGAGCCAAACAACCCTGTCCTACGGCCGCGTGCGGCACGGGCTGGCGCCCTGGGCGCGGATCGCCGGGCTGACCGTGTGCGCGCTGCTCACGCTCGGCCCGGTGGTGTGGACCGTCTCCACCTCGCTGCGCACCCCCGCCGAGGCGTTCGACCTGCCGCCGCAGCTGATCCCCACCAACCCCTCCACCGAGGCCTACCGCGGGGTGTTCGACCAGATCGACGTGTGGCTGCTGGCGCTGAACTCCACGCTGGTCACGGGCCTGATCGCGATCGGCCAGATGATCACCGCGGGGCTGGCCGGTTACGCCTTCGCCCGGCTGGAGTTCCGCTTCAAGAAGCCGCTGTTCGGCCTGGTCCTGGCCACCATGATGGTGCCGCTGCAGGTCACCATCGTGCCGGTGTTCCTGGTGCTGAAGTCGATGAGCCTGACGGACACCCTGCTCGGGTTGATCATCCCGGCGTTCCCGACCGCCTTCGGCACGTTCCTGATGCGGCAGTACTTCCTGGGCATGCCCAAGGACCTGGGCGAGGCGGCCATGCTGGACGGGGCCGGGCCCTGGCGGACCTTCCGGTCCGTGTACGCCCCGCTGGCCGCGCCCGGCCTCGCGATCGTCGGTGTCCTGGCCTTCAACTACCACTGGAACGAGTTCTTCCGGCCGCTGATCCTGGAGACGTCGGGCCAGAACTACACGTTGCCGCTGGGGCTGGTCTCGCTCCAGGGCAACCTCGGCACCGGCTCCATCTCCGTCGTCCTCGCCGGTGTCGTGCTCTCCATGATCCCCGCCGTCCTCGTGTTCGTCGTCGGCCAGCGCCCTCTGCGCGAGGGCATCACGTCCGCTGGAGTCAACCGTTGAGCCTCGCCGCTCCCCCGCAGGACCCGCACGCCCCGCGCTTCCGGGTCCGTCCGCCCGCCCACTGGATGAACGACCCGAACGGTCCCTTCCGCTGGCGCGGCCGCTACCACCTCTTCTACCAGCACAACCCGGACGCCCCGGTGCACGCCAACGTCCACTGGGGCCACGCCTCCAGCCCTGACCTCGCCCGCTGGGAGCACCACCCGATCGCGCTCACTCCGGCGCCGGGCGGCCCGGACGAGGCGGGCTGCTGGTCGGGGTGCGTCGTCGACGACGCGGGCGTGCCGACGGCCGTCTACACCGGGGTCGACCGGCACCACACCGGCCTCGGCGCGGTCTGCCTGGCCCGGGCGGCGGACCCGGACGACCCCGCGCTGACCGAGTGGACCGCCCTGCCCACGCCGGTGGTGACGGGCCCGCCGGAGGGCCTGGACGTGGTCATGTTCCGCGACCCGTTCGTCTTCCGGCACGAGGGCCGGCGCTGGGCACTCGTCGGCGCGGGCCACGGCGACGGCACTCCGTCCGTCCTGCTGTACGACTGCGACGACCTGACCGACTGGCGGTTCGCCGGGGTGCTCCTGGACGGCCACGACCCGGCCGCCCGAGCGGCGTTCGGGGACCGGGCCACCGGCTGGGAGTGCCCGCAGCTGTACGCGACCAGCGGAGGTGAGTGGGTGCTGGTCGTGTCGCTGTGGGACGGCCATCCGTGGACCACCGGATACCTGACGGGCCATCTCGACACCGACCTGCGCTTCTCCGCCCGCGCGGGCGGCCGGCTCGACCACGGCCGCGACTTCTACGCCCCGGCCGTGCTCCAGGAGCCGGACCGGGCCCTGATGTGGGGCTGGTCCTGGGAGGCCCGGGACCAGGGCGACGCCGACTGGGCCGGGGTGCTGACCGCTCCCCGCGTCGTCGACGTCCACCCGGACGGGGCGCTGCGCGTGAGCCCGGCCCCCGAGCTGGACCGGCTGCGCGCCGCCGAGCCGTTCGTCACCGCGCCCGGCCGGACCGCACTCCCCGCGGCCTACGACCTGACCGTCTCCGCGCGGGAACGGACCGCCGTGAGCCTGCTGCGCTCGGCCTCGGGCGCCGAGCTGACGGTCCTGCTGGACCCGGGCGAGGGCACGGTGACCCTGGAGCGGGACGCCTGGCCGCGCACGGCGGCCGGGGCGCCCGTCGTCGCCCAGGTGCCCCCGGTGGCAGAGCTCACCGTTCGTGTCCTGGTCGACGGCTCCCTGTACGAGCTGTTCGTCGGCGACCGGGCCACGGTCACCGAGCGCGTCTACCAACGGGCCGACGACGTCAGGGTGTTGGACGTTTCCCAGCCGGACGCGACCGTCACCGGATGGGAGCTGGTCCCACCGACGCGCGGCTGATCACCGGGCAGGCCAGGCGCCGCACGGTGGCGGGCGGCGTCCGGCCGGTGGCGATCGCGTCCAGCAGGAGCCGGGCGGCGGCCTCTCCCATGGCCCGGTGGGGCAGGGCGACGGTGGTCAGGGGCGGCGCGAGGTACGCGGCCATGTGCTCCTGGTCGTCGTAGCCCACCACCGACAGCTCGCCGGGTACGGCGATCCCGAGCCGGGTCGCGGCGTGCAGGACGCCCGCCGCGACCCGGTCGTTGTACGCGAAGATCCCGGTGGGCCGCCGCTCGGCCGGCGCCCCGTCGAGCAGGCGCGCGGCGCCCTCGTACCCGCCGGAGATCTCCCCGCCGGTGCGCACGACCCAGTCCCTCGGCACGGTGATGCCCTCGGCGCGCAGCGCGTCGCGGAAGCCGCGCAGCCGCTCCACCGAGGCGATGTCGTCCTGCCCGCCGACGAGCGCCACGCGCCGGTGCCCCCGCTCCAGCAGCAGCCGGGCCGCCGTACGGCCGCCCGCGCGCTCGGCGGGGATGACGGCGGGCAGGGAGTCGTCCTCGGGCAGGCAGTTGGCCAGCACGGAGTGGGTGCGGTGCAGGCCCTCGGGGACGCGGACGCGGCGCAGGGACATGGCCGCGTAGATGATGCCGTCGACCCGCCGGTCGAGGAGTTCGGCGACCGCCGCGTCCTCCTTGGCCGGGTCGCCGCCGGAGTCGACGGTGAGGACCAGGTGCTCCCCGGCCCAGGCGGTGTCCATCGCGCCGCGCAGCAGCCGCCCGGCGAACGGGGAGGAGGCGATCTCGTCGGTGACCAGGCCGATCACGGCCGTACGGCTGCGGCGCAGGCCGCGCGCGACGGGGTCGGGCCGGTAGCCGAGCTGGGCGGCGGCCTGCCGGATGCGTTCCTGCGTGGCGGGCGAGAGGTTGCCCTCGGCGCGGCCGTTGAACACGAAGGAGACCGCGGTGTGCGACACCCCGGCGAGCCGGGCCACGTCCCGCGAGGTGGGACGCCCCGATCCCGTCGCCGGCTTCCGCCCCGCGCTGCCCATGCCGTCCGCCGTCCTCATCCCCCACCTGTCCGGTTGATCATTGCTCACCCTATCCGTGACGCTGGAGGGACGACACAGTCAACGGGAAGGTCCGACGGTGATCAGCATCCCGACGCACACGCTCAACGACGGTACGACGCTCCCCGCCCTGGGCCTGGGCACCTGGCCGCTCGGCGACGACGAGGCGCAGGCGGCCGTCCTCTCGGCCCTGGAGGCGGGCTACCGCCTGATCGACACGGCGACGAACTACCGCAACGAGACGGGGGTCGGCCGTGCCGTGGCCGCCGGCGTGGTGCCGCGCGAGGAGATCGTCGTGACGACGAAGCTCCCGGGCCGCCACCACGGCTACGAGGAGACCCTCGCCTCCTTCGAGGAGTCCCGGGCCCGCCTCGGCGTGGACTACGTCGACCTGTACCTGATCCACTGGCCGCTGCCGCGCGTGGACCGCTACGTCGACTCCTGGAAGGCCATGATCAAGCTGCGCGAGGAGGGTCTCGTGCGGTCGATCGGCGTCTCGAACTTCACGGCCGGGCACATCGAGCGGCTGGAGAAGGAGACCGGGGTGCTGCCCTCGGTCAACCAGATCGAGCTGCACCCCTACCTGCCGCAGGAGGAGCTGCGCGCCTTCCACGCGGGCAAGGGCATCGTCACCGAGAGCTGGAGCCCGCTGGGCCGGGGCACGCCCCTGCTGCGGGACCCGGCCGTGGCGCGGATCGCCGAGGCGCACGGGGTGACGCCCGGGCAGGTCGTGCTGCGCTGGCACACGCAGCTCGGCGCGGTGCCCGTTCCGAAGTCGGCGAGCCCCGAGCGGCAGCGCGCCAACCTCGACGTCTTCGGCTTCGAGCTGAGCGAGGACGAGATGACGGCCGTCGCGGACCGGGCGCACCGGCGGGTCGGCGGGGACCCCGAGGTGCACGAGGAGTTCTGACGGGTACCCGGGCCCGCGAGGCAGGAAGGAGCCGCACGTGGCCGACCGGGACCGGCTGCGGGACTACCGCGGCAAACGCGACTTCGACCGGACCGGCGAGCCACGGGGCAGCGGTGCCGCCGCAGCGGACCGGCCCCGGTTCGTGGTGCAGATCCACGACGCGAGCACGATGCACTTCGACTTCCGCCTCCAGGTGGACGACGTGCTGAAGTCCTGGTCGATCCCGAAGGGCCCCTCGGCGGACCCGAAGGACAAGCGGCTGGCCGTGCCCACGGAGGACCATCCGCTGGAGTACGAGGAGTTCGAGGGCGTCATCCCGCGGGGCGAGTACGGCGGCGGCACGGTGATCGTCTGGGACCACGGCACGTACGAGCCGCTCAGCCACGACCGCGAGGGGCGGCCCGTCGACTTCGCCGAGTCGCTGGAGCGCGGGCACGCCACGTTCCGGCTGCGCGGCTCCAAGCTGCACGGAGACTACGCCCTCACCCGTTTCCGCGGCGACCGGGACGGCGACGGCGAAGAGGCCTGGCTGCTGGTGAAGCGGGCCGGGGGCGGATCCCGCACCCACGGCGCCCCGGATCCCCGGCGCGCGCGTTCGGCCAAGTCGGGCCGCACCCTCGCCCAGGTCGCGGCGGACGCGGCCGGGGAGTGAGGCGGCCCCGTTGTCCCTGCCGAAGGGCGGAGCCGTGGGACGCCCCTAGGTCGTGTCCCCGATGCCTTTCCGGGTGGTTCCCGATGGTGTGAGGGCCGGCCACTTGGTGAGCTGATCCCATGAGCCATCAGCAGTCGTCCCGCCGTCCGCTCCTCGTCTCCCTCGTCGCCGTCCTGGGACTGCTCGCCGCCGTCCCCTCCTGTGCGGCCGACCCCCCTCCGCCGCGATTACACGTGAAGCAACAGGCCGCGCACACCAGGACCCAGGCCGTCCTGGACGAGATCGTCGCGCAGGGCACGCCCGGAGTCATCGCCCAGGTACGCGACCGCAACGGGGTCTGGGCCGGACGGGCCGGTGTCCGCGCGCTCGGCACGGAGCGGCCTCGGAGCACGCACGAGAGGTTCCGCATCGCCAGCGTGACCAAGACCTTCACCGCCACGGTGCTCCTGAAGCTCGAAGCCGAGGGGAAGCTGTCGTTGGACGACAGCGTGGCCCTGTGGCTGCCGGGAGTGGTGCACGGCAAGGGGTACCGGCCCGCGCACATCACCGTGCGGCACCTGCTCAACCACACGAGCGGAATCTTCGACTACAACATGGACGAGGGCTTCCGCGCCCGGTACGCGGGGGACGAGTTCGAGCGGAACCGCCACGTCAGGTGGTCGCCGCGCGAGCTGGTGGACATCGCCCTGCGCCACCCTCCGAACTTCCAGCCGGAGCAGGGCAGCAGGCCCGGCCGGCCCGGCAGGTGGGACTACTCGGACACCAATTACCTCCTCGCCGGCATGGTCATCGAGAAGGCCACCGGCCGCAGCTACGCGCACGCGGTCGAGCGCCTCGTCATACGGCCCCTCGGTCTGCGCGGCACGAGTGTGCCGGGCGCATCGCCCCGGCTGCCCGCACCGCACGCGAGGCACTACTCCACGCTGTTCGAGGACGGGCCGCGGGCGACGGTGCGTGACGTCACCGAGTTCAGCCCCACCGTCGCCTTCTCCGCAGGACAGATGATCTCGACGGTCGGCGACGTCAACAGGTTCCTGTCCCGGCTGCTCGCCGGTGACCTGCTGCCGCCCGCCCAGCAGCGGCAACTGCTCGACGCCGTCCCCGTCGACGGGGACAAGGGGCATGGCGGTCCGCAGGACGTCTACGGCCTGGGCCTGCGGCACTTCGAGCTCGCTCAGGGCTGCTGGGCCTGGGGCCACGGCGGCATGATCCCCGGCTCCGCGACCCGCGCCCTGGCCTCGGCGGACGGCCGGCAGGCCATGACCATGAACCGCAACGGCGACTGGGGCGAGCAGCGCCTGGAGGACGCGGCCGTCGCGGCGGAGTTCTGTACCCCGGACAGCGTGGACGCGTCCTGACGGCGTGAGAGGACCAGGGCTCCGTCAGGACCAGGGCCGGCAGCGGCACCGGCGGCCGTCGCTCACGCGCCCCGGGCCGGTCAGAACAGTGGTGTGAGCGACTGCTCGCACCAGATCGTCTTGCCGCGGGTGGTCTGCCGGCTGCCCCAGCGCTGGGTGAGCTGGGCGACCAGCAGCAGGCCGCGGCCGCCCTCGTCGTCCTGGTGCGCCCGCCTCAGGTGCGGGGAGGTGGAACTGCCGTCGGACACCTCGCAGATGAGCGTCTGGTCGCGGATCAGACGGAGCTGGATGGGCGCGGCGCCGTACCGGATCGCGTTGGTGACCAGCTCGCTGACGACGAGTTCGGTGACGAAGGCCGTCTCGTCCAGGCCCCAGGCGGTCAGCTGGTCGGTGGCGGCCTGGCGGGTGGCGGCCACCTGCGCGGGGTCGGGCGTCACGTCCCAGGTGGCGACCTGGTCCGCGCCGAGCGCCCGGGTGCGGGCCAGCAGCAGCGCCACGTCGTCGCTGGGCTCCTCCGGCAGGACGGCCTTGAGCACGGTGTCGCACAGGGCGTCGAGCGAGTCGGCGGGCACGGTCAGGGCGCGGCACAGCTCGTCGGTGACGTGGTCGACGTCGCGGTAGCGGTCCTCCACGAGGCCGTCGGTGTAGAGAGCGACGACGGAGCCCTCGGGCAGCTGGAGCTCCGTCGCCTCGAACGGCAGCCCTCCGACGCCCAGCGGGGGCCCCGCGCTCATGGGGATCAGCCGGGTGGAGCCGTCGGGCAGCACGAGGGCGGGGGCGGGGTGCCCGGCGGCGGCCAGGTTCAGGCGGCGCGTGACGGGGTCGTAGACGGCGTACAGGCAGGTCGCGCCGAGTTCCGGGACCTCGTCGCCCTGGTCGTCGGAGGCGAGGTGCGTGACCAGGTCGTCGAGGTGGGTGAGGAGTTCGTCCGGCGGCAGGTCCACGTCGGCGAGGGTCCGTACGGCCGTGACCAGCCGGCCCATGGTCGCCGAGGAGGGGATGCCGTGGCCGACGACGTCCCCGACGACCAGGGCGACCCGGCTGCCCGAGAGCGGGATGACGTCGAACCAGTCGCCGCCGATGCCGGCCGCCGAGCCGGAGGGCAGGTAGCGGTGGGCGACCTCGACGGCGGCCTGGCCGGGCAGGCCCTTGGGGAGCAGGCTGTGCTGGAGGGCCAGGGCGGTGGTGCGCTCACGGGCGAAGCGGCGGGCGTTGTCGACGCAGACGGCGGCCCGGCTGGCGAGTTCCTCGGCGAACACGGCGTCGTCGTCGGCGTAGTCGTCCGGCTGGTGGATGCGCACGGCGACGGCGACACCGAGGGTGGTGCCGCGGGCCCGCAACGGCACCGCCATCATCGAGTGGGCGCCCAGCCGGTAGGGGCGTCCGCCGGGGGCGCGCGCGTTGCGCTCGGCGACCCAGCGCATGAACGCCGGCTCCCCCGCCTGGCTGAGGATCGCCCGGCCCTCCCGCATGGCCCGGGCGATCGGCGAGAACGAGGGGTAGACGTCCACTTCTCCCAGGTGGACGGCGGCTTCCGGGGTGCCCTCGGTGACGGAGCCGTGGGCGACCCGCCGCAGCGTGACCTCCTCGGCGGACGCCGCAGGCGGCTCGTCCGCGCCGAGGACCCAGTCGAAGAGGTCGACGCTCGCGAAGTCCGCGAACCGGGGCACCATGACCTCGGTCAGCTCCTCGGCGGTGCGCACCACGTCCAGGGTGGTGCCGATGGCCGCCGCGGCCTCGTTGAGCAGGGCCAGCCGCTGCCGGGCCCAGTACTGCTCGGTGCTGTCGAAGGCGGCCAGGGCGGTGCCCACGAGTTCCCCGGAGCTGTCCCGGACCGGCCACATCTCGGTGACCCAGGCGTGCTCCCGGTTCAGGGCCGGTGCGCCGGTGTAGCTCTCGTACCGCAGGGGCCGGCCTGTCTCGACGACGTGGCGCAGGTGCCAGTTGAAGCCGCGGCTGTACTCCGCCTCCTCGACGGTCTCCGGGAAGTGCCGGCCGAGCAGGGTCTCCTCGGAGACGCCCATCACGTGGCAGGCGGCCTCGTTGAGCCGCAGGTAGCGCTGGCCGGTGTCGAAGACGGACATGGACATGGA
This genomic stretch from Streptomyces sp. Go-475 harbors:
- a CDS encoding extracellular solute-binding protein — protein: MTDSHLTRRALLRYGAYGAGAAALAGTAASWDRLTGADIPGRDDGSLVVATLGPAYGPEAIRTLQEGFAELHPGIKLRINAVQAVDWSDFFAKILTQVAAGTAPDLVYVATEGVQLFAQRLGVALDKWVKRDAAELKEYFTDVHPSLVESMMYEGSLYQLPVEFNAADMYFNRQVLKRAGAAFPPADWTRDDFTALLRDMKRSSGSRFTPYFWTNRLWGGVVPWLFANDTNLLAESKAPGGQWLWDGFYPAGQRVGRGGGFRWTTPQATHDRVEEVYDYLASLIQEGLCTRPEGGNGQNLIGVFSTGRVGVTPAGGFWAGGLHLAGMDRDGFDVQYFPRWRTQRMQYGAAGYALLRTSTMQDEAWEFIKYAARRDTLDRLFATNQTTPARRSLLTAERYEKTGPAHWPVFYDTLDRFPDTGPIPAPPQVAEVEQVLLKHTGTALASPRSVRPALRRMQGDLEKAMEREV
- a CDS encoding sugar ABC transporter permease, producing MTNTQIPPARAARPGTPPSPAAQRPPARDRGTRLLATLFLAPTIVGIVVFTVVPIIGSVVLSLFHWNVIDSPSYAGLSNYGEVFGDETVLVSFRNTLVFMVLAVALQLLVALVLALAVNGRMPVWLRSVFRSAFFFPLVLSAASISVVMKYLFNQDFGVVNWLLGFVGIAPVPWLTSENAAMATVVLVYVWQQFGFSFLLFVGGLNNIPKEIHEAAALDGATGLRKHLSVTLPLLSPTLLVASVVGIINALQVFEQPYVLTNGGPGDATRTVVMVIYENAFEQLRFGEASAVGVLLFVLIMAVTALQFRLSRRFVHYQ
- a CDS encoding carbohydrate ABC transporter permease, with the translated sequence MSQTTLSYGRVRHGLAPWARIAGLTVCALLTLGPVVWTVSTSLRTPAEAFDLPPQLIPTNPSTEAYRGVFDQIDVWLLALNSTLVTGLIAIGQMITAGLAGYAFARLEFRFKKPLFGLVLATMMVPLQVTIVPVFLVLKSMSLTDTLLGLIIPAFPTAFGTFLMRQYFLGMPKDLGEAAMLDGAGPWRTFRSVYAPLAAPGLAIVGVLAFNYHWNEFFRPLILETSGQNYTLPLGLVSLQGNLGTGSISVVLAGVVLSMIPAVLVFVVGQRPLREGITSAGVNR
- a CDS encoding glycoside hydrolase family 32 protein; this encodes MSLAAPPQDPHAPRFRVRPPAHWMNDPNGPFRWRGRYHLFYQHNPDAPVHANVHWGHASSPDLARWEHHPIALTPAPGGPDEAGCWSGCVVDDAGVPTAVYTGVDRHHTGLGAVCLARAADPDDPALTEWTALPTPVVTGPPEGLDVVMFRDPFVFRHEGRRWALVGAGHGDGTPSVLLYDCDDLTDWRFAGVLLDGHDPAARAAFGDRATGWECPQLYATSGGEWVLVVSLWDGHPWTTGYLTGHLDTDLRFSARAGGRLDHGRDFYAPAVLQEPDRALMWGWSWEARDQGDADWAGVLTAPRVVDVHPDGALRVSPAPELDRLRAAEPFVTAPGRTALPAAYDLTVSARERTAVSLLRSASGAELTVLLDPGEGTVTLERDAWPRTAAGAPVVAQVPPVAELTVRVLVDGSLYELFVGDRATVTERVYQRADDVRVLDVSQPDATVTGWELVPPTRG
- a CDS encoding LacI family DNA-binding transcriptional regulator; the encoded protein is MGSAGRKPATGSGRPTSRDVARLAGVSHTAVSFVFNGRAEGNLSPATQERIRQAAAQLGYRPDPVARGLRRSRTAVIGLVTDEIASSPFAGRLLRGAMDTAWAGEHLVLTVDSGGDPAKEDAAVAELLDRRVDGIIYAAMSLRRVRVPEGLHRTHSVLANCLPEDDSLPAVIPAERAGGRTAARLLLERGHRRVALVGGQDDIASVERLRGFRDALRAEGITVPRDWVVRTGGEISGGYEGAARLLDGAPAERRPTGIFAYNDRVAAGVLHAATRLGIAVPGELSVVGYDDQEHMAAYLAPPLTTVALPHRAMGEAAARLLLDAIATGRTPPATVRRLACPVISRASVGPAPIR
- a CDS encoding aldo/keto reductase translates to MISIPTHTLNDGTTLPALGLGTWPLGDDEAQAAVLSALEAGYRLIDTATNYRNETGVGRAVAAGVVPREEIVVTTKLPGRHHGYEETLASFEESRARLGVDYVDLYLIHWPLPRVDRYVDSWKAMIKLREEGLVRSIGVSNFTAGHIERLEKETGVLPSVNQIELHPYLPQEELRAFHAGKGIVTESWSPLGRGTPLLRDPAVARIAEAHGVTPGQVVLRWHTQLGAVPVPKSASPERQRANLDVFGFELSEDEMTAVADRAHRRVGGDPEVHEEF
- a CDS encoding DNA polymerase ligase N-terminal domain-containing protein, yielding MADRDRLRDYRGKRDFDRTGEPRGSGAAAADRPRFVVQIHDASTMHFDFRLQVDDVLKSWSIPKGPSADPKDKRLAVPTEDHPLEYEEFEGVIPRGEYGGGTVIVWDHGTYEPLSHDREGRPVDFAESLERGHATFRLRGSKLHGDYALTRFRGDRDGDGEEAWLLVKRAGGGSRTHGAPDPRRARSAKSGRTLAQVAADAAGE
- a CDS encoding serine hydrolase domain-containing protein, translated to MKQQAAHTRTQAVLDEIVAQGTPGVIAQVRDRNGVWAGRAGVRALGTERPRSTHERFRIASVTKTFTATVLLKLEAEGKLSLDDSVALWLPGVVHGKGYRPAHITVRHLLNHTSGIFDYNMDEGFRARYAGDEFERNRHVRWSPRELVDIALRHPPNFQPEQGSRPGRPGRWDYSDTNYLLAGMVIEKATGRSYAHAVERLVIRPLGLRGTSVPGASPRLPAPHARHYSTLFEDGPRATVRDVTEFSPTVAFSAGQMISTVGDVNRFLSRLLAGDLLPPAQQRQLLDAVPVDGDKGHGGPQDVYGLGLRHFELAQGCWAWGHGGMIPGSATRALASADGRQAMTMNRNGDWGEQRLEDAAVAAEFCTPDSVDAS